A stretch of Amycolatopsis balhimycina FH 1894 DNA encodes these proteins:
- a CDS encoding acyl carrier protein, translated as MTASETTDPVVVDLLGFLTGLTKAEHAPDEDLFAAGGLSSLMALELVVHVERRYGITVAGDELSLDNFRTAEAMARLVRRLQS; from the coding sequence GTGACGGCTTCGGAAACGACCGACCCGGTCGTGGTCGACCTCCTCGGCTTCCTGACGGGGCTGACCAAGGCCGAGCACGCGCCGGACGAGGACCTGTTCGCCGCGGGCGGGCTGTCCTCGTTGATGGCGCTGGAACTCGTCGTGCACGTCGAGCGCCGGTACGGGATCACGGTCGCGGGGGACGAGCTCAGCCTCGACAACTTCCGCACGGCCGAGGCGATGGCCCGGCTCGTCCGGCGATTGCAGTCCTGA
- a CDS encoding AMP-binding protein, translating to MTLYRFFADTAARWPDAVAVETDGRSWTYRELHRLAEGTAGAVLARHSRIPRRIGLLAARGIQAYAGYLAVLRLGAAVVPLDPRLPERRLRHIAELAGLELVLAAEPADWAPRVVELPVTEDWALPAYSGRPGDEAYVLFTSGSTGRPKGVPIRHRNFADYVPYWVKAFEVGPGSRVSQTFGLGFDPSVFDLFVAWAAGATVVAPDPGELLTPVAYIRRARLTHWFAVPSVVGVARQLGNLPTGEADTLRHSLFAAEPLTRELASLWAEVAPASTIGNIYGPTELTITVTGYRLPADRPAWPGTSNGTVPIGRPYPHLDAVVLGEDGLPATEGELCVRGLQRFGGYLDPRDDIGRFTFFDGTGPAADYDGSRPLTDAFWYRTGDRVGWEAGEIVHRGRLDQQVKIHGHRVELGEIEAALRAHPEIDQVVVLAPATDGEPALTAIYTGEPLPAAALHHWLRSRVPIHMLPRHFEHRTTMPLSLNGKIDRHRLTGPEKS from the coding sequence ATGACGCTGTACCGGTTCTTCGCGGACACCGCGGCCCGGTGGCCGGACGCCGTCGCGGTGGAAACCGACGGCCGGAGCTGGACGTATCGGGAGCTGCACCGGCTGGCCGAGGGAACGGCCGGAGCCGTCCTGGCCCGCCATAGCCGGATTCCGCGGCGGATCGGCCTCCTCGCGGCCCGCGGCATCCAGGCGTATGCGGGCTACCTCGCGGTGCTGAGGCTCGGTGCCGCGGTCGTCCCCCTCGATCCGCGGCTGCCCGAGCGCCGCCTGCGGCACATCGCCGAGCTGGCCGGCCTGGAGCTGGTCCTGGCGGCCGAGCCCGCGGACTGGGCGCCGCGCGTGGTCGAGCTGCCGGTCACCGAGGACTGGGCGCTGCCGGCCTATTCGGGTCGTCCCGGCGACGAGGCCTACGTGCTGTTCACCTCCGGCTCGACAGGACGGCCCAAAGGCGTGCCGATCCGTCACCGCAACTTCGCGGACTACGTGCCCTACTGGGTCAAGGCGTTCGAAGTGGGACCGGGCAGCCGGGTTTCGCAGACGTTCGGGCTGGGGTTCGATCCGTCGGTGTTCGACCTGTTCGTCGCCTGGGCGGCGGGCGCCACCGTGGTCGCCCCCGATCCGGGAGAGCTGCTCACCCCGGTCGCCTACATCCGGCGGGCCCGCCTGACCCACTGGTTCGCCGTCCCGTCGGTGGTCGGCGTCGCGCGGCAGCTGGGCAACCTGCCCACCGGAGAAGCGGACACCCTGCGGCACAGCCTGTTCGCCGCCGAGCCACTCACCCGCGAGCTGGCTTCGCTCTGGGCGGAGGTCGCCCCGGCGAGCACCATCGGCAACATCTACGGGCCCACCGAACTCACCATCACCGTGACCGGCTACCGCCTCCCGGCCGACCGCCCGGCCTGGCCCGGCACCTCGAACGGCACCGTGCCGATCGGCCGCCCGTACCCGCACCTGGACGCCGTCGTGCTCGGTGAGGACGGCCTGCCCGCCACCGAGGGGGAACTGTGCGTCCGCGGCCTCCAGCGTTTCGGCGGCTACCTCGACCCCCGCGACGACATCGGCCGGTTCACCTTCTTCGACGGCACCGGCCCGGCCGCCGACTACGACGGCTCGCGGCCACTCACGGACGCCTTCTGGTACCGCACCGGCGATCGCGTCGGCTGGGAAGCCGGCGAGATCGTCCACCGCGGCCGCCTCGACCAGCAGGTGAAGATCCACGGCCACCGCGTCGAACTCGGCGAGATCGAAGCCGCCCTGCGCGCCCACCCGGAGATCGACCAGGTCGTCGTGCTCGCCCCGGCGACCGACGGCGAACCGGCCCTGACCGCCATCTACACCGGCGAGCCCCTGCCTGCCGCCGCACTCCACCACTGGCTGCGTTCGCGGGTCCCGATCCACATGCTCCCGCGCCACTTCGAACACCGCACGACCATGCCGCTGAGCCTCAACGGCAAGATCGACCGCCACCGCCTGACCGGCCCGGAAAAGTCATGA
- a CDS encoding 3-oxoacyl-[acyl-carrier-protein] synthase III C-terminal domain-containing protein produces the protein MSAPGIGAVHCVLPREFVKVTRLPEFADLDRAAADFAAGCGVAEVGVLDEPAADLAAQACRELLAHHDIPEPDVLVLVAPRAPEVLLGSDVTRVQSAVGLGRAFPFALDGLGCTGSSAAWALGADLLHADASRRCVLITHASRPTGLDRVRYPVTVIGDGAYAMAVVRGGRPVLRAHRAETDGSFHDLFRVDYRRTPWYEWREECASPDRYRFELALRSRERMARLVEQVLADAAVDRSRVRATVMQNVTASAYEFYTALLGLPIHPVCAAHLSAYGHLGAMDVVLNLDRVLATGELTEGDLVLVLNNSPVAAWAVTLWEV, from the coding sequence GTGAGCGCGCCCGGGATCGGCGCGGTGCACTGCGTCCTGCCGCGGGAGTTCGTGAAGGTGACCCGGCTGCCGGAGTTCGCCGACCTGGACCGCGCCGCCGCGGACTTCGCCGCCGGCTGTGGCGTCGCCGAGGTGGGGGTGCTGGACGAGCCCGCCGCGGACCTGGCCGCCCAGGCCTGCCGCGAGCTGCTGGCCCACCACGACATTCCCGAACCCGACGTCCTGGTGCTGGTCGCGCCACGCGCGCCGGAGGTGCTGCTCGGGTCGGACGTCACCCGCGTCCAGTCCGCCGTGGGGCTCGGGCGGGCGTTCCCGTTCGCCCTCGACGGGCTGGGCTGCACCGGGTCGAGCGCGGCCTGGGCGCTGGGCGCCGACCTGCTGCACGCCGACGCGTCCCGGCGGTGCGTGCTGATCACGCACGCCAGCCGTCCCACCGGCCTCGACCGCGTCCGGTATCCGGTGACGGTGATCGGGGACGGCGCGTACGCGATGGCGGTGGTCCGCGGTGGCCGCCCGGTGCTGCGCGCGCACCGGGCGGAGACGGACGGGTCGTTCCACGACCTCTTCCGCGTCGACTACCGCAGGACACCCTGGTACGAGTGGCGTGAGGAGTGCGCTTCGCCGGACCGCTACCGGTTCGAACTGGCGCTGCGCAGCCGGGAACGGATGGCCCGGCTGGTCGAGCAGGTGCTCGCGGACGCGGCCGTGGACCGCTCCCGCGTCCGCGCGACCGTGATGCAGAACGTCACCGCGTCCGCGTACGAGTTCTACACCGCGCTGCTGGGCCTGCCGATCCACCCGGTCTGCGCCGCGCACCTGAGCGCGTACGGCCACCTCGGCGCGATGGACGTCGTGCTCAACCTCGACCGCGTGCTCGCCACCGGCGAGCTGACCGAAGGGGACCTGGTGCTGGTGCTCAACAACAGCCCGGTCGCGGCCTGGGCCGTGACCCTCTGGGAGGTCTGA
- a CDS encoding helix-turn-helix domain-containing protein: MGTSGSKPGSKPERERLRHQLLAGGCGPARIAAEMAGRWQFNPRQAWRYTHGLSQTAVAARCNDLLGDGRAPMTGKRISEYEAWPQRGIRPTVHVLALLAQVYGTVPRALLGDDELPLLPESERLVLDQLPPPEEEAAPPSPGSGRLSAAAVRAAAHESGAHAERAEVTEVGAITLEQLDHDVVELARTSILTQPAEIFGELVRVRDRVFQLLQRHAHPAQQSHLYLLAGQTCGLLANASMELGCYGAAAEQSRAAWVYAEIIGHSGLKAWLRGTQALIAFWSGNPREAAHLAKAGREHLRHGTGFVRLCNIESRAWAHLGDVRETQKVIGMGHHARELVTEPDELHDLVGGEFGFDEARQSFCNAGAWVQVGKPTLAIEAAERALRLYATDAERSRRYGGEASTRLEMTDGYLAARELDAADVALDPVISTSATAGVAHLATRLSGICATLDTPLYRNSREAKELAERIRAHPALATG, translated from the coding sequence ATGGGAACCAGCGGGTCGAAGCCCGGGAGCAAACCCGAACGGGAACGGCTCCGGCACCAGCTGCTCGCCGGCGGCTGCGGCCCGGCCCGGATCGCGGCCGAGATGGCCGGCCGCTGGCAGTTCAACCCACGCCAGGCCTGGCGGTACACCCACGGCCTGTCCCAGACGGCCGTCGCGGCGCGCTGCAACGACCTGCTCGGCGACGGCCGGGCACCGATGACCGGCAAACGGATCAGCGAATACGAGGCGTGGCCGCAGCGGGGCATCCGCCCCACCGTGCACGTCCTCGCCCTGCTCGCCCAGGTCTACGGCACCGTGCCCCGCGCCCTGCTCGGCGACGACGAACTGCCGTTGCTGCCCGAGTCGGAGCGGCTCGTGCTCGACCAGCTTCCGCCGCCCGAGGAGGAGGCCGCTCCGCCGTCGCCCGGATCCGGACGGCTCAGCGCCGCCGCGGTCCGCGCCGCCGCCCACGAGTCCGGGGCGCACGCCGAACGCGCCGAGGTCACCGAGGTCGGCGCGATCACGCTCGAACAGCTGGACCACGACGTCGTCGAGCTCGCGCGCACGTCCATCCTCACCCAGCCCGCCGAGATCTTCGGCGAGCTCGTCCGCGTGCGCGATCGCGTCTTCCAGCTGCTGCAGCGGCACGCCCACCCGGCCCAGCAGTCACACCTCTACCTGCTCGCCGGCCAGACGTGCGGGCTACTGGCGAACGCCAGCATGGAGCTGGGCTGTTACGGCGCCGCGGCCGAACAGTCGCGCGCCGCCTGGGTCTACGCCGAGATCATCGGCCACAGTGGACTCAAGGCGTGGTTGCGCGGCACCCAGGCGCTCATCGCGTTCTGGTCGGGAAACCCGCGGGAGGCGGCGCACCTGGCGAAGGCCGGCCGCGAACACCTGCGGCACGGCACCGGCTTCGTGCGGCTGTGCAACATCGAAAGCCGCGCCTGGGCCCACCTCGGTGACGTCCGCGAGACCCAGAAGGTGATCGGCATGGGTCACCACGCGCGTGAGCTCGTCACCGAGCCCGACGAGCTGCACGACCTCGTCGGCGGCGAATTCGGGTTCGACGAGGCACGGCAGTCCTTCTGCAACGCCGGCGCCTGGGTGCAGGTGGGCAAGCCGACGCTGGCGATCGAAGCCGCCGAACGCGCACTGCGCCTGTACGCGACGGACGCCGAACGCAGCCGCCGCTACGGCGGCGAGGCATCCACCCGGCTGGAGATGACCGACGGCTACCTGGCCGCACGCGAACTGGACGCCGCCGATGTCGCGCTCGACCCGGTGATCAGCACGTCCGCCACCGCCGGCGTCGCCCACCTGGCCACCCGCCTGTCCGGCATCTGCGCGACCCTGGACACCCCGCTGTACCGAAATTCCCGCGAAGCCAAAGAACTGGCCGAGCGGATCCGCGCCCACCCGGCGCTGGCCACCGGCTGA
- a CDS encoding MFS transporter, with protein MTGSATAVRGDFSRLWLATAISAFGDGVRYTAIPLLALSFTTDPFRLALVTVAMAVPLLFSALAGVLADMVDRRRLLIGVDLARAAVVTVLALLVLTGTANLALVCVAAALLGLGEAVFAVGAQSFLPEVVPPARLTAANGRLHVAQLVFRDSIGQSAGGVVFVLFAALPFLLDGGSFALGVLLLLAVRRTAAPAPEPASGPGPRVSWRAMLAEGVRYLKADRLLTTLAVMLGMANFFVTGIAAVEVLYVVQELGLPKAVFGVFLAAAALGGIAGALLSGRLAARLGVFRAALASLASAGLAVMLLGLAAWPPTAVAGFAVFGFGTAVYQTLTVSFRQADVPAELLGRVNGVYRLIGTGTAPLGALAAGALAGAQGLRSPFLAAGAGILLLALVAARPVLRMAAGRVGTA; from the coding sequence GTGACGGGGTCCGCGACGGCGGTCCGCGGCGATTTTTCCCGGTTGTGGCTGGCGACCGCGATCTCGGCGTTCGGCGACGGCGTCCGCTACACGGCGATCCCGCTGCTCGCGCTTTCGTTCACCACCGACCCGTTCCGGCTCGCGCTCGTCACCGTCGCCATGGCCGTCCCGCTGCTGTTTTCGGCGCTGGCCGGGGTGCTCGCGGACATGGTGGACCGCCGCCGGCTGCTCATCGGCGTCGACCTCGCGCGCGCCGCGGTCGTCACCGTGCTGGCGCTGCTGGTGCTGACCGGCACGGCGAACCTCGCGCTCGTCTGCGTCGCGGCGGCCCTGCTCGGTCTCGGCGAGGCCGTGTTCGCCGTCGGCGCGCAGTCGTTCCTGCCGGAGGTCGTGCCCCCGGCGCGGCTCACCGCGGCGAACGGCCGGCTGCACGTGGCCCAGCTCGTCTTCCGCGACTCGATCGGCCAATCCGCCGGGGGAGTCGTGTTCGTCCTGTTCGCGGCCCTGCCGTTCCTGCTCGACGGCGGCTCGTTCGCCCTCGGCGTGCTCCTGCTCCTGGCCGTGCGCCGCACCGCGGCACCCGCGCCTGAGCCCGCGTCCGGTCCCGGGCCGAGGGTTTCCTGGCGGGCGATGCTCGCCGAGGGCGTCCGCTACCTGAAGGCCGACCGGCTGCTCACCACTCTCGCCGTGATGCTCGGCATGGCGAACTTCTTCGTGACCGGCATCGCCGCGGTGGAGGTGCTCTACGTCGTGCAGGAGCTCGGACTGCCGAAAGCGGTGTTCGGCGTCTTCCTGGCCGCGGCGGCGCTGGGCGGGATCGCGGGCGCCCTGCTCAGCGGCAGGCTCGCCGCCCGGCTGGGCGTGTTCCGCGCCGCGCTGGCCTCGCTCGCGTCCGCCGGTCTGGCGGTCATGCTCCTCGGCCTGGCCGCCTGGCCGCCCACCGCGGTCGCCGGGTTCGCGGTGTTCGGCTTCGGCACGGCGGTGTACCAGACGCTGACCGTTTCGTTCCGGCAGGCGGACGTGCCGGCGGAACTGCTCGGCCGGGTCAACGGGGTCTACCGGCTGATCGGCACCGGGACGGCGCCCTTGGGCGCCCTCGCCGCCGGTGCCCTCGCCGGTGCGCAAGGCTTGCGGTCGCCGTTCCTCGCGGCAGGCGCGGGAATCCTGCTGCTGGCACTGGTCGCCGCGCGGCCGGTGCTGCGGATGGCGGCCGGACGGGTGGGGACCGCATGA
- a CDS encoding HAD-IIIC family phosphatase: METVKCLVWDLDDTLWRGTLAEGDDVALLPGVADVVRGLDARGILQSVASRNDPQPAMARLAAFGLDGYFVLPQIGWGRKSDAVRAVAGELGFAHRAMAFVDDRPAELAEVSFELPEVRTYPAAAATKLLQRPEFTPAAITDDARHRRERYQAGFRRDSARAEFAGPDDEFLRSLGIVLRIDHATETDLARLEELTRRTSQMNATGVPYSEAALRGLLGEPDHDVLVLTLTDRFGPSGAVGLALVHRHPRVWHLKLLATSCRVVGCGVGAVALRWLADRAAAADVHLVADFRRTDRNRIMEIGYRFAGFSPAGCACAAVLAGHEDTGIERFHLVPRAQPASAVMTVLGPKWTVAS, encoded by the coding sequence GTGGAAACCGTCAAGTGCCTGGTCTGGGACCTCGACGACACGCTGTGGCGGGGCACCCTGGCCGAAGGCGACGACGTCGCGTTGCTGCCCGGCGTCGCCGACGTCGTCCGCGGCCTCGACGCCCGCGGCATCCTGCAGTCGGTCGCCAGCCGCAACGACCCCCAGCCGGCGATGGCCCGGCTCGCCGCGTTCGGCCTGGACGGCTACTTCGTGCTGCCGCAGATCGGCTGGGGCCGCAAGTCCGACGCGGTCCGCGCGGTGGCGGGCGAACTGGGCTTCGCCCACCGCGCGATGGCCTTCGTCGACGACCGCCCGGCCGAACTGGCCGAAGTCTCCTTCGAACTGCCCGAGGTCCGCACCTACCCGGCCGCCGCGGCCACGAAGCTGCTGCAGCGGCCCGAGTTCACCCCGGCCGCGATCACCGACGACGCCCGCCACCGCCGCGAGCGCTACCAGGCGGGATTCCGGCGCGACTCCGCGCGGGCCGAGTTCGCCGGGCCCGACGACGAGTTCCTGCGCTCGCTCGGCATCGTGCTCCGGATCGACCACGCGACCGAGACGGATCTCGCGCGGCTCGAAGAGCTGACCCGCCGGACCAGCCAGATGAACGCGACCGGCGTGCCGTATTCCGAAGCCGCCTTGCGAGGGTTGCTCGGCGAGCCGGACCACGACGTGCTGGTGCTGACCCTGACCGACCGGTTCGGCCCGTCGGGTGCGGTCGGCCTGGCCCTGGTGCACCGGCATCCGCGCGTCTGGCACCTGAAGCTGCTCGCGACGTCGTGCCGGGTGGTCGGCTGCGGGGTCGGCGCGGTCGCCCTCCGGTGGCTCGCCGACCGGGCCGCCGCCGCGGACGTCCACCTGGTGGCCGACTTCCGGCGCACCGACCGCAACCGGATCATGGAGATCGGCTACCGCTTCGCCGGGTTCTCGCCGGCCGGGTGCGCCTGCGCGGCCGTGCTGGCCGGCCACGAGGACACCGGGATCGAGCGGTTCCACCTGGTTCCGCGGGCGCAGCCGGCGTCGGCGGTCATGACCGTGCTCGGTCCGAAGTGGACGGTCGCGTCGTGA
- a CDS encoding acyl-CoA dehydrogenase family protein, with protein sequence MDALADALAAVTAAAGSDAAAWDRAGRIPEPLVRELARGGLLCAQVPAEYGGPGFSSRDNGELTAHTGSLCGSLRSLQTSQGMAAWTVQRLGRPAQHEEFLPKLAGGTLAGVAMSEPAAGSDLSGMRTAIRADGDAIVVDGAKVWVTGAAYADLLVVFGTYERGAGVAVVPAGTPGVTISPVADPLGCRAAGHADVRLESVRLPASHLLAASGAPLPMLVTTALSYGRLSVAWGCAGLVRACRTAAVRHAAERVQFGQPLSGHQLIARHLAELVTAEHLATLACAHASGRWDEGAPDQAVAAVLAKQVAARQAAESAARAAQVLASAGARDDHVVARAYRDAKLMEIIEGSTEICQLLLAEHALALA encoded by the coding sequence ATGGACGCCCTCGCCGACGCGCTCGCCGCCGTGACTGCCGCGGCCGGCTCCGACGCCGCCGCGTGGGATCGCGCGGGCCGGATCCCCGAACCGCTCGTGCGGGAGCTCGCCCGCGGCGGGCTCCTGTGCGCCCAAGTCCCGGCCGAGTACGGCGGGCCCGGGTTCAGCAGCCGGGACAACGGTGAGCTCACCGCGCACACCGGCAGCCTCTGCGGCTCGTTGCGGAGCCTGCAGACGTCACAGGGGATGGCCGCCTGGACCGTGCAGCGCCTCGGGCGTCCCGCCCAGCACGAAGAGTTCCTGCCGAAACTGGCCGGTGGCACGCTGGCCGGGGTCGCGATGAGCGAGCCCGCCGCGGGCAGCGACCTGTCCGGGATGCGGACCGCGATCCGCGCCGACGGCGACGCGATCGTCGTCGACGGCGCGAAGGTCTGGGTCACCGGCGCGGCCTACGCCGACCTGCTCGTCGTCTTCGGCACCTACGAACGCGGCGCCGGTGTCGCCGTGGTCCCGGCCGGGACACCCGGGGTGACGATCTCGCCGGTCGCCGACCCGCTCGGCTGCCGCGCGGCCGGGCACGCCGACGTCCGCCTCGAGAGCGTCCGGCTCCCCGCGAGCCACCTGCTCGCCGCCAGCGGGGCGCCGCTGCCGATGCTGGTCACCACCGCGCTGAGTTACGGCAGGCTCTCGGTCGCCTGGGGCTGTGCCGGGCTGGTGCGGGCCTGCCGGACGGCCGCGGTGCGGCACGCCGCCGAGCGCGTCCAGTTCGGGCAACCGCTGTCCGGTCACCAGCTCATCGCCCGGCACCTGGCCGAGCTGGTGACCGCGGAACACCTGGCGACGCTCGCCTGCGCGCACGCCAGCGGCCGGTGGGACGAAGGCGCGCCGGACCAGGCGGTCGCCGCGGTGCTGGCCAAGCAGGTCGCCGCGCGGCAAGCGGCCGAGAGCGCGGCTCGGGCCGCGCAGGTCCTGGCCTCGGCCGGGGCCCGTGACGATCACGTGGTGGCGCGGGCCTACCGGGACGCGAAGCTGATGGAAATCATCGAGGGCAGCACGGAGATCTGCCAGCTGCTGCTGGCCGAACACGCGCTGGCGCTCGCGTGA
- a CDS encoding 3-hydroxyacyl-CoA dehydrogenase family protein, with protein MTDPWHTQGIAVVGAGVMGVGIAALALAHGVPVTLVDIDPARLALAPAAVRDQARIGALLRKLPAAGITAELRTSTSVTAVAGAAAVVEAVTELPDTKAKVLAEVSTVVSAGTLLATNTSAIPVGELAAATARPAELAGTHFMNPPYLIDAVEVVRGPDTGDAAMAALASLFAVLGRRAILVGDGPGFVSNHVLMRMINDAARLVTEGRAAAERVDEVFTACLGHRTGPLATADLIGLDNVVDTLAVLYDRTGEEAYRADAELLARVRAGNLGRKSGAGFYDYGSVS; from the coding sequence ATGACAGATCCGTGGCACACCCAGGGAATCGCGGTGGTCGGGGCCGGGGTGATGGGCGTCGGCATCGCCGCGCTGGCGCTCGCCCACGGCGTGCCGGTCACGCTGGTGGACATCGATCCGGCCCGGCTGGCGCTCGCCCCTGCCGCGGTCCGCGACCAGGCGCGCATCGGCGCGCTGCTGCGCAAGCTGCCTGCCGCCGGAATCACCGCCGAGCTGCGGACCAGCACGTCGGTCACCGCGGTCGCCGGTGCGGCCGCGGTCGTCGAGGCGGTCACGGAACTACCGGACACCAAGGCAAAAGTACTGGCCGAAGTGTCCACTGTGGTCAGTGCGGGCACGCTGCTGGCGACCAACACCTCGGCGATCCCGGTCGGCGAGCTCGCCGCCGCGACCGCCCGCCCGGCCGAGCTGGCCGGCACCCACTTCATGAACCCGCCCTACCTCATCGACGCGGTCGAGGTCGTCCGCGGACCGGACACCGGCGACGCGGCGATGGCCGCGCTCGCCTCGCTGTTCGCGGTGCTGGGCAGGCGGGCGATCCTCGTCGGCGACGGGCCGGGGTTCGTGTCCAACCACGTGCTGATGCGGATGATCAACGACGCCGCGCGGCTGGTGACCGAGGGCCGGGCCGCCGCCGAGCGCGTCGACGAGGTGTTCACCGCCTGCCTCGGCCACCGCACCGGCCCGCTGGCCACTGCCGACCTGATCGGCCTCGACAACGTCGTCGACACCCTGGCGGTGCTGTACGACCGGACCGGCGAAGAGGCTTACCGCGCCGACGCGGAGCTCCTCGCCCGCGTGCGGGCCGGAAACCTCGGCCGCAAGAGCGGCGCCGGGTTCTACGACTACGGGAGTGTCTCGTGA